A single genomic interval of Mycolicibacterium sp. MU0053 harbors:
- a CDS encoding SH3-like domain-containing protein codes for MSTSAERATQLNLVARLKSAYPELPDAPTPDLLDHARIDAYLKPVHDVGGEPDVPMKYENKDYEYWEHMTYVICEVLAWRGIWLSEERRRIGNVDVGRAVYLGFPYYGRWLLSVARVLVEKHHIGLTELSERMAEVKQRYADGLAGGKLTAQPKSEGDGSAVKRNSHIVHAVGKGDPQVYAGKAGKPKFKVGDPVTVRELPVLFYTRTPEYVRGATGQIDAVAYESPAPEDETWDIPDAKPEWFYVVRFSMAELWDDFNGPAADSLRTEIPERWLQAAH; via the coding sequence ATGAGCACTTCCGCAGAACGTGCCACCCAGCTGAACCTTGTCGCGCGGTTGAAGTCGGCCTACCCCGAGCTCCCCGATGCTCCGACGCCGGATCTGCTCGACCATGCCCGCATCGACGCCTACCTCAAACCCGTCCATGACGTCGGCGGTGAACCCGACGTCCCGATGAAGTACGAGAACAAGGACTACGAGTACTGGGAACACATGACCTATGTGATCTGCGAAGTCCTGGCTTGGCGCGGCATCTGGCTGTCCGAGGAACGACGGCGGATCGGCAACGTCGACGTCGGCCGCGCGGTCTACCTCGGCTTTCCTTACTACGGGCGCTGGTTGCTGTCGGTGGCGCGGGTGTTGGTCGAGAAGCATCACATCGGTCTCACCGAACTCAGCGAGCGCATGGCCGAGGTCAAGCAGCGCTACGCCGACGGCCTGGCCGGCGGAAAGCTGACCGCCCAGCCCAAGTCCGAGGGCGACGGTTCGGCGGTCAAACGCAACAGCCACATCGTCCATGCGGTGGGCAAGGGCGATCCGCAGGTGTATGCGGGGAAGGCCGGGAAGCCGAAGTTCAAGGTGGGTGACCCGGTCACCGTCCGTGAACTGCCGGTGCTGTTCTACACCCGCACACCCGAATACGTGCGCGGCGCCACCGGTCAGATCGACGCCGTGGCCTACGAAAGTCCCGCCCCCGAGGACGAGACGTGGGATATTCCCGACGCCAAACCGGAGTGGTTCTACGTGGTCCGGTTCAGCATGGCCGAGCTGTGGGATGACTTCAACGGACCGGCCGCCGACAGCCTGCGGACCGAGATTCCCGAACGCTGGCTCCAAGCCGCGCACTGA
- the scnC gene encoding thiocyanate hydrolase subunit gamma, whose product MTPHDHDHDRTVKPMVDEVTDFEVLEIALRELCIEKGIFTAEEHRRFTEFAEQIGPTPAARLVARAWLDPDFKALALAEPMTASKEVGVDWLEPTGFGTPSDFTAFQILEDTPTVHNVIVCALCSCYPRPILGNSPEWYRTPNYRRRLVRWPRQVLSEFGLYLSDDVEVRVQDSNQKHRFMVMPMRPAGTDGWTEDQLTEILTRDCLIGVALPKPGVTTNVITATRAAVHPVE is encoded by the coding sequence ATGACACCGCATGACCACGACCACGACCGCACCGTCAAGCCCATGGTCGATGAGGTCACCGACTTCGAGGTCCTTGAGATCGCCCTGCGCGAATTGTGCATCGAGAAGGGCATCTTCACTGCCGAGGAGCATCGGCGCTTCACGGAGTTCGCCGAGCAGATCGGCCCTACGCCGGCCGCGCGCCTGGTCGCGCGCGCCTGGCTGGACCCGGACTTCAAGGCGCTCGCGCTCGCTGAACCGATGACGGCGAGCAAAGAGGTCGGCGTCGACTGGCTTGAGCCCACCGGTTTCGGCACGCCCAGCGATTTCACCGCATTCCAAATTCTGGAAGACACCCCGACAGTGCACAACGTGATCGTGTGCGCGCTGTGTTCGTGTTATCCGCGGCCCATCCTGGGCAATTCACCGGAGTGGTACCGCACCCCCAATTACCGTCGCCGCCTTGTTCGTTGGCCGCGACAGGTGCTTTCGGAGTTCGGCTTGTACCTCTCCGATGACGTCGAAGTCCGGGTGCAGGATTCCAATCAGAAGCACCGCTTCATGGTGATGCCGATGCGTCCGGCCGGCACCGACGGGTGGACCGAGGATCAGCTGACCGAGATTCTGACCCGCGACTGCCTGATCGGTGTCGCATTGCCGAAGCCGGGAGTGACCACCAACGTGATCACCGCTACCCGCGCCGCCGTTCATCCCGTCGAGTGA
- a CDS encoding thiocyanate hydrolase produces the protein MDSSPEILQDIVGRNQVWPRMAAKYGVENLVPPWKTSLDGLCDALDQAGCDADIPSFKDRRDEEDALSATLYADLPYPENQLLSLAHSLLERGVITESELRQRLSAIRARLEA, from the coding sequence ATGGACAGTTCCCCCGAAATCCTGCAGGACATCGTCGGACGCAATCAGGTGTGGCCGCGGATGGCGGCGAAGTACGGCGTCGAGAACCTGGTGCCACCGTGGAAGACCAGCCTCGACGGGTTGTGCGACGCCCTTGACCAGGCCGGCTGTGACGCCGACATCCCCAGTTTCAAGGACCGCCGCGACGAGGAAGACGCCCTCTCGGCAACGCTGTACGCCGACCTGCCCTACCCGGAGAATCAGCTCCTCTCGCTCGCGCATTCACTGTTGGAGCGCGGTGTCATCACCGAATCGGAACTGCGCCAACGGTTGTCCGCCATTCGGGCTCGACTCGAGGCGTGA